From one Nothobranchius furzeri strain GRZ-AD chromosome 2, NfurGRZ-RIMD1, whole genome shotgun sequence genomic stretch:
- the LOC107377238 gene encoding ly6/PLAUR domain-containing protein 1 isoform X2: MRLFVLATLLGVLLDADALQIQCYQCEEMKQNDCSTPEYIVNCTVNVQDMCQKEVLVKPDGIHYRKSCASSGACLIASSGYQQFCTGKLNSVCITCCNTPLCNGPKKKRPIPSTAALIRPLLILLVTLMLLLLA; the protein is encoded by the exons ATGCGTCTGTTCGTTTTGGCGACTTTACTCGGAGTCCTTCTCGACGCAG ATGCCCTTCAGATCCAGTGTTaccagtgtgaggagatgaagcagAACGACTGTTCCACGCCGGAGTACATTGTCAACTGCACGGTCAACGTACAGGACATGTGTCAGAAGGAGGTTCTAGTCAAACCTGATG GGATTCACTATCGGAAGTCCTGCGCATCGTCTGGCGCTTGCCTCATTGCCTCCTCTGGTTACCAGCAGTTCTGCACTGGCAAGCTGAACTCAGTGTGCATTACCTGCTGCAACACGCCGCTCTGCAACGGCCCCAAGAAGAAGCGGCCCATCCCGTCGACGGCAGCATTGATCCGACCCCTTCTGATCCTCCTGGTGACGCTGATGCTCCTCCTGCTGGCGTAG
- the LOC107377238 gene encoding ly6/PLAUR domain-containing protein 1 isoform X1 produces MRLFVLATLLGVLLDAGDALQIQCYQCEEMKQNDCSTPEYIVNCTVNVQDMCQKEVLVKPDGIHYRKSCASSGACLIASSGYQQFCTGKLNSVCITCCNTPLCNGPKKKRPIPSTAALIRPLLILLVTLMLLLLA; encoded by the exons ATGCGTCTGTTCGTTTTGGCGACTTTACTCGGAGTCCTTCTCGACGCAG GAGATGCCCTTCAGATCCAGTGTTaccagtgtgaggagatgaagcagAACGACTGTTCCACGCCGGAGTACATTGTCAACTGCACGGTCAACGTACAGGACATGTGTCAGAAGGAGGTTCTAGTCAAACCTGATG GGATTCACTATCGGAAGTCCTGCGCATCGTCTGGCGCTTGCCTCATTGCCTCCTCTGGTTACCAGCAGTTCTGCACTGGCAAGCTGAACTCAGTGTGCATTACCTGCTGCAACACGCCGCTCTGCAACGGCCCCAAGAAGAAGCGGCCCATCCCGTCGACGGCAGCATTGATCCGACCCCTTCTGATCCTCCTGGTGACGCTGATGCTCCTCCTGCTGGCGTAG